A section of the Roseivirga sp. BDSF3-8 genome encodes:
- a CDS encoding DUF6503 family protein, with protein sequence MHRFILFLALLIISFCLFMRCNGAGQESKKEAEVVNELLSPAGSLLQKTLAFHDPGNRWPAYTATITQQSRRLNQADTSEVRTRQVSLDSSLGSFSMESDAGGYTLRRVVMEDSLCLSEWDRPGISAEDSTAMSLTCEGAENYRNYFRYLIGLPMVLQDSATVLSEETGTEELFGETYQTLRVNYLPEGEHPEWTFFIDTVDYHLAAARFVKPDRTGEYIVFGDMEEHRGIKHFGSFMWHYLDKKPLAREQYSFR encoded by the coding sequence ATGCACCGCTTCATTCTTTTCCTGGCCTTGCTGATCATTTCATTTTGTCTGTTTATGCGCTGTAACGGGGCAGGGCAGGAGAGTAAGAAAGAAGCGGAGGTAGTGAATGAGCTGCTTAGTCCTGCAGGCTCCTTGCTCCAAAAGACCCTGGCTTTTCATGATCCGGGTAACAGGTGGCCGGCGTATACCGCCACGATCACACAGCAGAGCCGTAGGCTGAACCAGGCTGATACTTCTGAGGTGCGCACGCGCCAGGTTAGCCTGGATAGCAGCCTGGGCAGCTTCAGCATGGAATCGGATGCCGGTGGTTATACGTTGCGGCGGGTGGTAATGGAAGATTCGCTGTGCCTGAGCGAGTGGGACAGGCCGGGAATAAGCGCGGAAGATAGCACGGCGATGAGTCTGACCTGTGAAGGGGCTGAAAACTACCGCAACTACTTCCGCTACCTCATCGGCCTGCCGATGGTGCTGCAGGATTCGGCCACTGTACTAAGCGAAGAGACAGGCACTGAGGAGCTTTTTGGTGAAACATACCAGACGCTTAGGGTAAACTACCTGCCGGAGGGGGAGCACCCGGAGTGGACATTTTTTATAGACACAGTGGATTACCATCTGGCAGCAGCCCGTTTTGTAAAGCCCGATCGTACAGGCGAATACATTGTTTTCGGAGATATGGAGGAGCACAGGGGCATTAAGCACTTTGGCAGTTTTATGTGGCACTACCTGGACAAAAAGCCCCTGGCCCGGGAGCAATACAGCTTTCGCTAA
- a CDS encoding SRPBCC domain-containing protein, with product MSFQEGEHLIRWKLHLASTAQKVYKALTTDEGRESYWAEKSVQEGDEITFSFLDHPGHVATILDREASHMFSLEYFGHETTFRLSETDDGGTDLLLEVKLKDAEAREEMIAGWVSVLMAMKAAVDHGIDLRNHDEDRSWQKGFADN from the coding sequence ATGTCTTTTCAGGAAGGTGAACATTTGATACGATGGAAGCTGCACTTGGCTTCCACAGCGCAAAAAGTGTATAAAGCACTTACCACAGATGAGGGAAGGGAGAGCTACTGGGCTGAAAAATCAGTTCAGGAGGGCGATGAAATAACTTTTTCATTTTTAGATCATCCCGGCCACGTTGCCACTATACTGGACAGGGAGGCCTCCCATATGTTCAGCCTGGAGTACTTCGGGCACGAGACCACCTTCCGGCTATCGGAAACGGATGATGGGGGCACAGACCTGCTGCTGGAAGTTAAGTTAAAGGATGCTGAAGCCCGGGAAGAAATGATTGCCGGCTGGGTATCGGTACTTATGGCCATGAAGGCGGCTGTAGATCATGGGATAGATCTGAGAAACCACGATGAGGACAGGTCCTGGCAGAAGGGTTTCGCTGATAACTGA
- a CDS encoding dihydrofolate reductase family protein — protein sequence MSRTLTLYIAMSLDGYIAGLDDDIRFLNSMEREGEDYGYAAFVQTIDTVIWGRRTFDKVLSFGGDLPYKDKSVYVISRSRTGSHEHIRYHSDVVSLVKGLKGQEGAGIYCDGGGQIVTELQRAGLIDRYIISIVPYLLGGGVRLFQDAFSPRHLIFRRSVSFPSGLVQLWYERK from the coding sequence ATGTCACGTACCCTTACGCTTTACATTGCCATGAGCCTGGACGGTTATATAGCCGGGCTGGATGATGATATCCGCTTTCTGAACAGTATGGAGAGGGAGGGGGAGGATTATGGCTATGCGGCTTTCGTACAAACCATTGACACGGTGATATGGGGGCGACGTACCTTTGATAAGGTGCTCTCTTTCGGCGGTGACCTGCCCTATAAGGATAAGTCAGTCTATGTGATCTCACGCAGCCGTACCGGTAGTCATGAACATATACGCTACCATAGTGATGTGGTCTCTCTGGTAAAGGGCTTAAAAGGGCAGGAGGGAGCAGGCATCTACTGTGATGGCGGCGGACAGATCGTGACGGAATTGCAGCGGGCAGGCCTGATCGATCGCTACATTATTTCTATAGTACCGTACCTCCTGGGCGGGGGTGTCCGGCTTTTTCAGGATGCTTTTTCCCCCCGGCATCTTATTTTCAGGCGCAGTGTTTCGTTCCCCTCGGGCCTTGTGCAGTTGTGGTATGAAAGAAAATAG